A window from Drosophila yakuba strain Tai18E2 chromosome 3L, Prin_Dyak_Tai18E2_2.1, whole genome shotgun sequence encodes these proteins:
- the LOC6533702 gene encoding methylenetetrahydrofolate reductase 1 translates to MHAIQVPAGGSPLPAAATSYIPCVTFAPGQNESGMAEQRIGTLVAERTAQRRLFYGIELLASGPGGRPTCLDFHHFLPLLPTFVSVVWLGQRYWDVEPVGQVESLQLAQHLATRIPVLPHVSAYRMSRQRLDQFLELNFSSVLAVRGDQVHEEQEFLISQPMVEQSRRQRGENISVCVPGYPEGYTSLGDMPQNAAKNMQFLKAKIDAGADCIITQICYRPEVIVQFVKDCRAAGIAVPIVVGLMSHESFRSYSMIEQIAGVQLPDDLRAELDQLHSAHVKDMKSGQDLIRRFFVGLTVRTVRHVLDADVGIWGFHFFTLNRFKPVQAVLQELRDLNLLKDSEKE, encoded by the exons ATGCATGCGATTCAAGTGCCCGCCGGAGGTTCCCCGCTCCccgccgccgccacctccTACATACCCTGCGTGACCTTTGCCCCGGGCCAGAATGAATCCGGCATGGCGGAGCAGCGGATAGGCACGCTCGTGGCGGAGCGGACAGCCCAGCGGCGCCTCTTCTACGGCATCGAGCTGCTGGCCAGCGGACCTGGTGGCCGGCCAACCTGCCTGGACTTCCATCACTTCCTGCCGCTGCTGCCCACCTTCGTGAGCGTCGTCTGGCTGGGCCAGCGTTACTGGGACGTGGAGCCAGTGGGTCAGGTGGAGAGCCTACAGCTGGCCCAGCACCTGGCCACACGCATTCCCGTGCTGCCACACGTGTCCGCCTATCGCATGAGCAGGCAGCGATTGGATCAGTTTCTGGAACTCAACTTTAGCAGTGTGCTGGCGGTGCGTGGGGATCAGGTGCACGAGGAGCAGGAATTCCTGATTAGCCAGCCCATGGTGGAGCAGTCGAGGCGCCAGCGAGGTG AAAACATTTCAGTCTGTGTGCCTGGCTATCCAGAGGGATACACGAGTTTAGGCGACATGCCCCAAAATGCAGCTAAGAACATGCAGTTTCTGAAAGCCAAA ATTGATGCTGGAGCGGATTGCATTATCACGCAGATTTGCTACCGACCCGAGGTCATAGTGCAGTTTGTGAAGGACTGTCGAGCAGCTGGCATCGCGGTGCCCATTGTTGTGGGCCTGATGTCACATGAATCCTTTCGCTCCTACTCGATGATCGAGCAAATAGCCGGCGTCCAGCTGCCGGATGATTTGCGAGCGGAACTCGATCAGCTGCACAGTGCGCATGTGAAGGATATGAAGTCTGGCCAGGATCTGATAAGAAGGTTCTTTGTTGGCCTCACAGTCCGCACTGTGCGTCATGTTTTGGATGCCGATGTGGGGATCTGGGGCTTCCACTTCTTCACACTCAACCGCTTCAAGCCCGTTCAAGCTGTGCTTCAGGAACTGCGAGATCTGAATCTGTTAAAGGATTCTGAAAAGGAATAA